The Euwallacea fornicatus isolate EFF26 chromosome 3, ASM4011564v1, whole genome shotgun sequence genome has a segment encoding these proteins:
- the LOC136350608 gene encoding jerky protein homolog-like, whose protein sequence is MASMSYKRKCLKLSEKVKIIEEVSLGAGVTQLAKKYGVSKATICKIKRMKRQLLQRTCNTFGGPGNRRTLKNAKAPKMENSLYKWFLQQRENHVPISGEILKERAKLLNQKLKETENFVASDGWLQRFKGRYGIRLLSISGEKLSAQPQLVQPFKEKLIKIIKELDLRMEQIYNADESGLYWKMLPEKTYAASYEKSAPGIKTEKQRITFLACTNANGSHKIKPLVIGKAQNPRSFKNFKVPVDYDCSKTAWMTSGIFLKWFHKRFVPQVKNFLKEQKLPIKALLLLDNAPCHPPEQQLRSRDGSIFVMYMPPNVTSIIQPMDQNIIRLTKLYYRKFLLSSVLSKNPQNISDALKKVTLREAVTDLHMAWSELNQETIAKCWNKLFSTNDEDNEEENVPLSVIRERLLSSVDSIVNSASLDVVNLLKVVNPNTVCTSADINIWNEDKLTNDATKDENSENDEDDSIEAKSLVTDAQAVHIFNEALDWAERKEVSYADILVLRKLRAQALEDNANRKFTQTKIADYFSSN, encoded by the exons ATGGCATCCATGtcgtataaaagaaaatgtttaaaattaagtgagaaagtgaaaattatagaAGAAGTTTCATTAGGCGCTGGAGTAACacaattagcaaaaaaatatggtgtatcaaaagcaacaatttgcaaaattaagcgCATGAAAAGACAACTTTTACAAAGAACGTGCAATACATTTGGAGGACCGGGAAATagaagaactttaaaaaatgcaaaggcacccaaaatggaaaattctctGTATAAGTGGTTTTTACAACAGCGGGAAAATCATGTTCCAATTAGTGGCGAAATACTTAAAGAGAGagctaaattgttaaatcaaaaactgaaagaaactgaaaatttcgttgCTAGTGATGGCTGGCTGCAACGATTCAAAGGAAGATATGGAATTCGACTGTTATCTATATCTGGTGAAAAATTATCAGCACAACCACAATTAGTAcaaccatttaaagaaaaattgataaaaatcattaaagagTTAGATTTAAGAATGGAACAAATTTACAACGCAGATGAAAGTGgtctttattggaaaatgttaccAGAGAAAACTTACGCTGCATCATATGAAAAATCTGCTCCGggtataaaaacagaaaaacaacGAATAACGTTTTTGGCCTGTACTAATGCTAATGGTTCACACAAGATAAAACCATTGGTAAtaggaaaagcacaaaatccacgatcatttaaaaattttaaagttcctgTTGATTATGACTGTTCAAAAACCGCCTGGATGACTAGCGGTATATTCCTGAAATGGTTTCATAAGCGCTTTGTTCCTcag gtaaaaaatttcctaaaagaaCAGAAGCTTCCAATAAAAGCGTTATTACTATTGGATAATGCACCATGTCATCCTCCAGAACAACAACTGAGGAGCAGAGAtgggtcaatttttgttatgtacaTGCCTCCTAACGTAACATCAATAATTCAACCAATGGACCAGAATATAATAAGACTAACAAAACTGTACTATCGaaagtttttactttcatCTGTTTTGTCTAAGAATCCTCAAAACATATctgatgctttaaaaaaagtaacattaaGAGAAGCTGTCACAGATTTACATATGGCCTGGAGTGAACTTAATCAGGAaactattgcaaaatgttggaaTAAGCTGTTTAGTACCAATGATGAAGataatgaagaagagaatGTTCCCTTAAGTGTAATTAGAGAACGTTTGCTATCCAGCGTTGACTCTATTGTCAATAGTGCATCATTGgatgttgttaatttattgaaagtagTGAATCCTAACACTGTTTGTACCTCAGctgatattaatatttggaaCGAGGACAAACTAACGAATGATGCTACTAAAGATGAGAACAGTGAGAATGATGAAGACGATTCCATTGAAGCAAAAAGTTTGGTGACTGATGCCCAAGCTGTACATAtatttaatgaagctttagattgggctgaaagaaaagaagtGTCATACGCGGatattttagttcttcgtAAATTACGGGCTCAGGCATTGGAAGATAATGCTAATCGCAAATTTACGCAGACTAAAATTgctgattatttttcttctaattaa